Proteins from a genomic interval of Euleptes europaea isolate rEulEur1 chromosome 18, rEulEur1.hap1, whole genome shotgun sequence:
- the CORO1A gene encoding coronin-1A: MSRKVVRSSKFRHVYGQPVKADQCYDDIRVSQMTWDGNFCSVNPKFLAIVVESSGGGAFLVLPLSKTGRLEKSYPVVSGHTAPVLDVEWCPHNDHVIASGSEDCSVMVWAVPEAGLVRPLNEPLVTLEGHSKRVGIVAWHPTAQNLLLSAGCDNAVTVWDVGVGQAAVSLDDLHPDAIYSTVWNRDGSLLCTACRDKRVRLFDPRAGGTVAIELPRPHEGSRPVRAVAVNDGKLLTTGFSRMSERQVALWDPRNPEEPLTLQELDTSSGVLLPYYDPDTNVVYLTGKGDSSIRYFELTGEAPFVHYLSMFSSKESQRGGGWMPKRGLDVSKCEIARFYKLHERKCEPIAMTVPRKSDLFQEDLYPDTVGPDSALTAEEWLSGKNADPILLSLKDGYTPQKTREFKVNKNLLEGPKRSQVSQERAQQRGSALEQLSEDLKRLQATVSEQERRLSELEHLVKK; this comes from the exons ATGAGCCGCAAAGTGGTGAGGTCCAGTAAATTCCGCCACGTCTACGGCCAGCCAGTCAAGGCCGACCAGTGTTACGATGACATTCGTGTCTCCCAGATGACCTGGGATGGGAATTTTTGCTCGGTCAACCCCAAGTTCCTGGCCATCGTCGTCGAATCCAGCGGGGGAGGGGCCTTCTTGGTCTTGCCACTGTCCAAG ACCGGCCGCCTGGAAAAGTCCTACCCCGTGGTCTCGGGGCACACGGCCCCTGTGCTGGACGTGGAGTGGTGCCCCCACAACGACCACGTCATTGCCAGTGGATCGGAGGACTGCAGCGTTATG GTCTGGGCAGTGCCCGAAGCCGGTCTCGTGCGGCCCTTGAACGAACCTTTGGTGACCCTCGAAGGCCACTCCAAGCGGGTGGGGATTGTCGCCTGGCACCCGACGGCGCAGAATCTCCTGCTCAGCGCAG GTTGTGATAACGCAGTGACTGTCTGGGACGTGGGAGTCGGGCAAGCGGCCGTCTCACTGGATGACCTGCACCCGGATGCCATCTACAGCACGGTTTGGAACCGGGATGGATCTCTGCTCTGCACGGCCTGCCGGGACAAGCGTGTCCGGCTGTTCGACCCACGGGCAGGGGGCACAGTTGCCATT GAACTGCCTCGTCCCCACGAGGGGTCACGTCCTGTCCGGGCCGTCGCGGTGAATGACGGGAAACTGCTGACCACTGGCTTCAGCCGTATGAGCGAGCGACAGGTGGCTCTATGGGACCCG AGGAATCCTGAGGAGCCGTTGACCCTCCAGGAGTTAGACACGAGTAGCGGGGTTCTGCTGCCTTACTATGATCCAGACACCAACGTGGTTTACCTGACTGGCAAG ggcgACAGCAGCATTCGCTATTTTGAGCTCACAGGAGAAGCTCCTTTTGTGCACTATCTATCTATGTTCAGTTCCAAGGAGTCACAACGAGGCGGGGGTTGGATGCCCAAACGCGGCCTGGATGTCAGCAAGTGTGAGATTGCCAG GTTTTACAAGCTCCACGAAAGGAAATGTGAACCCATTGCTATGACCGTGCCTCGGAAA TCAGACCTGTTCCAAGAGGACCTGTACCCTGACACAGTAGGCCCGGACTCGGCCCTGACGGCGGAAGAATGGCTTTCGGGAAAGAACGCCGACCCCATCCTCCTATCGCTCAAGGATGGCTATACTCCCCAGAAGACCAGAGAGTTCAAGGTCAACAAGAACCTCCTGGAAGGGCCAAAGAGAAGCCAAGTATCCCAGGAAAGGGCACAACAGAGG GGTTCCGCTTTAGAGCAGCTCTCCGAGGATCTGAAGCGGCTGCAAGCAACTGTCTCCGAACAGGAACGGCGCCTCTCAGAACTGGAGCATCTCGTGAAGAAATAG
- the MAPK3 gene encoding mitogen-activated protein kinase 3 yields the protein MAAAAATAAPGGAGPVSVPGAPRLGVETVKGQVFDVGPRYTDLQYIGEGAYGMVCSSYDHVNKIRAAIKKISPFEHQTYCQRTLREIKILLRFKHENVIGINDILRAPTIDQMRDVYIVQDLMETDLYKLLKTQQLSNDHICYFLYQILRGLKYIHSANVLHRDLKPSNLLINTTCDLKICDFGLARIADPDHDHTGFLTEYVATRWYRAPEIMLNSKGYTKSIDIWSVGCILAEMLSNRPIFPGKHYLDQLNHILGILGSPSQDDLNCIINMKARNYLQSLPQKPKVPWAKLFPKADPKALDLLDKMLTFNPNKRITVEESLAHSYLEQYYDPSDEPVAEEPFTFDMELDDLPKERLKELIFEETARFQPGYQGP from the exons ATGGCGGCAGCGGCGGCAACAGCGGCCCCGGGAGGGGCAGGGCCCGTGTCAGTGCCAGGAGCTCCGAGGCTGGGGGTGGAGACGGTGAAGGGGCAAGTTTTTGACGTGGGGCCGCGTTACACGGATCTGCAGTACATCGGCGAGGGGGCGTACGGCATGGTCTG CTCTTCCTATGATCATGTCAACAAGATCCGGGCTGCCATCAAAAAGATCAGTCCCTTTGAACACCAGACATATTGCCAGCGCACCCTGCGTGAGATCAAGATCCTCTTGCGCTTTAAGCATGAGAATGTCATTGGCATCAATGACATTCTGCGTGCGCCTACCATTGATCAGATGCGTGATGT ATATATTGTTCAAGATTTGATGGAGACCGATCTCTATAAGCTGCTGAAGACTCAGCAGCTCAGCAACGATCATATCTGCTACTTCCTCTATCAGATTCTCCGAGGGCTGAAATACATTCACTCTGCCAATGTGCTTCACCGGGACCTGAAGCCCAGCAACCTGCTCATCAACACCACATGTGACCTGAAG ATCTGTGATTTTGGCCTGGCCCGGATTGCTGATCCAGACCACGACCACACGGGTTTCTTGACAGAGTATGTTGCCACTCGCTGGTACCGAGCTCCTGAAATCATGCTTAATTCCAAG ggTTACACCAAGTCCATTGATATATGGTCTGTGGGCTGCATCCTGGCCGAGATGCTATCGAACCGACCCATCTTTCCTGGCAAGCACTACCTGGACCAGCTCAACCACATCCTGG GCATTCTGGGTTCCCCGTCTCAGGATGATCTGAACTGCATCATCAACATGAAGGCTCGAAACTATCTCCAGTCATTGCCCCAAAAGCCCAAGGTTCCGTGGGCTAAACTCTTCCCTAAGGCTGATCCCAAAg CTCTGGACCTGCTGGACAAAATGTTGACCTTTAACCCAAACAAGCGCATCACAGTGGAGGAGTCGCTGGCCCATTCTTACCTAGAGCAGTACTACGACCCCTCGGATGAG CCGGTTGCTGAGGAACCATTCACCTTTGATATGGAGCTGGATGACCTGCCCAAAGAGAGGCTGAAAGAACTGATATTTGAGGAAACGGCACGATTCCAGCCTGGCTACCAAGGACCTTGA